One window of the Cryptomeria japonica chromosome 7, Sugi_1.0, whole genome shotgun sequence genome contains the following:
- the LOC131076371 gene encoding S-locus-specific glycoprotein S6-like, translating to MAMKCFILAVTMMIAVNICSSLALGGGDSLLLGESLAGKRSIISNNGMFELGFFSPRGTSNWYIGIWYARISPKVIVWVANRDNPIRSMLGVLKFSSDGRLRLLDGKGWSVWSTDLAVKGSRATITNSGNFIMLGHGQNNSEIVWESFAHPTDTWLPGMKLWKGMKLTSWKSSVDPASGLFSLGMDMSPGKTQMLMLYNNIVPYWSSGEWTGNYFANVPEVYAPTRFEISCVRVSPFKIYFTFSISRQGHTLTGRILLDEKGELKSCDWMDDGTWTQAWSTYQGQCSKYDICGANGLCNANDVCSCAEGFKPKRDTQGWWSSGCSR from the coding sequence ATGGCGATGAAGTGTTTTATCCTAGCAGTAACTATGATGATTGCAGTGAATATTTGCAGTTCCCTAGCACTAGGTGGTGGAGATTCTCTTCTACTGGGGGAGTCGCTCGCTGGAAAACGGAGCATAATATCAAATAATGGAATGTTTGAACTGGGATTTTTCAGTCCGAGAGGAACGAGTAATTGGTACATTGGCATCTGGTACGCACGAATTTCTCCAAAGGTCATAGTTTGGGTGGCTAACAGAGATAATCCTATCAGAAGCATGCTCGGTGTTCTGAAATTTTCAAGCGACGGTCGTCTCAGATTGCTTGACGGAAAGGGCTGGTCGGTGTGGTCGACTGATCTTGCTGTGAAAGGATCGCGGGCAACAATAACAAACTCTGGTAATTTCATTATGCTGGGTCACGGCCAGAACAATTCTGAGATTGTTTGGGAGAGCTTCGCGCATCCGACAGATACATGGTTACCTGGAATGAAGCTGTGGAAAGGGATGAAGCTAACTTCATGGAAGAGTTCTGTGGATCCTGCAAGTGGGCTCTTCTCTCTAGGAATGGACATGTCTCCAGGAAAGACGCAGATGCTGATGCTCTATAACAATATTGTTCCATATTGGTCCAGTGGAGAGTGGACTGGGAATTACTTTGCCAACGTCCCGGAGGTGTATGCTCCTACGAGATTCGAAATATCCTGTGTGAGGGTTTCTCCTTTTAAAATCTACTTTACTTTTAGCATATCCCGGCAAGGACATACCCTGACAGGGCGGATCCTTTTGGATGAGAAGGGTGAATTAAAATCTTGCGACTGGATGGATGATGGGACTTGGACTCAGGCATGGTCGACGTACCAAGGTCAATGCAGTAAGTATGATATCTGCGGGGCAAATGGATTGTGCAATGCAAATGATGTGTGTAGTTGTGCTGAGGGTTTCAAGCCCAAGCGCGACACTCAAGGTTGGTGGTCAAGTGGGTGTTCTCGGTGA
- the LOC131076372 gene encoding G-type lectin S-receptor-like serine/threonine-protein kinase At2g19130, giving the protein MQGCRIACLNNCSCTAFAFDISDLPVCRLWFGDLFKMRVKSDSQSVFIKLAASEVPRSTSERSRKALALYILLPSLAACCVVLSLLLATFILWKRRRQRKKSVEEDIPNMLKTFTYKELRIATVNFSHKLGSGAFGSVFKGTLRDSTLVAVKRLEGSARAEKQFRAEINTIGRIQHVNLVRLCGFCVEGSRRLLVYAYMPNGSLNSSLFCEEEEAEKVLDWKTRFEIVLGTARGLVYLHEECRDRIIHCDIKPENILLDGNFSPKIADFGLAKLVGRDFSRVLTTTRGTRGYLAPEWISGLPITPKVDVYSFGMTLLEIISGRRNLDSKVEESRLYFPTWASSQIQRGNIMGIVDARIASEANIEEARRAAVVGGLCIQDDENQRPSMDKVVNMLEGKMKTPLPQIPRSLQVLVDQVTDEDNDTFAQHPYISSGSASA; this is encoded by the coding sequence ATGCAAGGCTGCAGAATTGCTTGCCTCAATAATTGCTCCTGCACAGCCTTTGCTTTCGATATCTCTGATCTACCAGTCTGTAGACTCTGGTTTGGGGATTTATTCAAAATGCGTGTCAAATCTGACAGCCAATCTGTTTTCATTAAGCTGGCTGCTTCTGAGGTTCCGCGCTCGACATCAGAGAGAAGCAGGAAAGCCCTGGCACTTTACATTTTACTTCCTTCTCTTGCGGCATGCTGTGTTGTTTTATCTCTCCTCTTGGCCACATTTATTTTGTGGAAACGCAGAAGACAGCGGAAGAAAAGCGTAGAAGAGGACATTCCAAACATGCTCAAAACGTTCACTTATAAAGAGCTGCGAATCGCAACCGTGAATTTCAGCCATAAGCTGGGAAGTGGTGCGTTCGGCTCTGTGTTCAAAGGAACTCTGCGGGACAGCACGCTTGTGGCGGTTAAGAGATTAGAGGGTTCCGCAAGGGCAGAAAAACAATTCCGTGCGGAAATAAACACCATCGGGAGAATTCAACATGTGAATTTGGTAAGGCTCTGTGGATTCTGCGTAGAAGGGTCTCGAAGGCTACTTGTATATGCCTACATGCCTAATGGCTCTCTAAATTCCTCTCTCTTCTGTGAAGAGGAAGAAGCAGAGAAGGTGTTGGATTGGAAGACCCGTTTTGAGATCGTACTGGGCACTGCACGAGGATTAGTTTATCTCCATGAGGAATGCAGGGATCGCATCATTCACTGCGATATTAAGCCTGAAAACATTCTTCTGGACGGCAACTTCAGCCCGAAGATAGCTGATTTTGGGTTGGCAAAGTTGGTGGGAAGAGATTTTAGTCGTGTATTGACGACCACAAGAGGAACTCGAGGTTACTTGGCCCCAGAATGGATCTCCGGCCTTCCTATCACTCCCAAGGTGGACGTATACAGTTTTGGTATGACGTTACTGGAAATTATATCCGGCCGTAGAAATCTGGACTCGaaggtggaggagagcaggttgtACTTTCCTACTTGGGCTTCCTCTCAAATTCAGAGGGGCAATATAATGGGCATTGTGGACGCAAGGATAGCAAGTGAGGCGAATATCGAAGAGGCGAGAAGAGCTGCTGTGGTTGGGGGACTGTGCATTCAAGACGATGAGAATCAGAGGCCGAGCATGGATAAAGTGGTGAATATGTTGGAAGGGAAGATGAAGACTCCTCTGCCACAAATTCCGAGGTCTCTACAGGTGCTTGTAGATCAGGTTACAGACGAGGACAATGATACCTTTGCTCAACATCCTTACATATCAAGCGGTTCTGCGTCTGCATAA